From the genome of Vicia villosa cultivar HV-30 ecotype Madison, WI linkage group LG2, Vvil1.0, whole genome shotgun sequence, one region includes:
- the LOC131651529 gene encoding aspartic proteinase CDR1-like: MFIFFCFSYFIYLSHALNNGFSVELIHRDSSKSPVYNPTETKFQRIHNAVYRSINRANHFSKQFSSDTNNPVSTLTPDSAEYFMSFAVGTPPFQTYGMIDTGSSLIWLQCLPCYACFNQTSPIFNHSKSSSYNNIHCSSRKCKDAIDVIPSCSQNEDVCEYNIQYGTGINSQGDLSVDTLTLNSTSGSIVVFPNIVIGCGHNNSIPYNGRISGIVGMGSGPISLIQQLGSSIERKFSYCLIPAYNDFGESSFTSKLNFGNDAVVSGKGVVSTPMSKYQSGFSVTLEAISVGNKRIKYEGVKIEGKNTSTRNAFIDSGTPLTLLPPYFHSKLESTAAKMIKLQRIEPPNPFKTLSLCYNTTWEQSNNFPIIRTHFSGADVKLYYNSTFFEVQKGIKCFAFVPSQGDIIFGNFAQHNHLVGYDLKKNVISFKPTDCINY; the protein is encoded by the coding sequence atgtttattttcttttgtttttcttatttcatTTATCTTTCCCATGCGTTAAATAATGGTTTTAGTGTTGAACTCATTCATCGAGATTCCTCAAAATCACCGGTCTACAATCCTACGGAAACTAAATTCCAAAGAATTCACAATGCTGTGTATCGTTCAATTAATCGTGCCAATCACTTCAGCAAACAATTTTCATCTGATACAAACAATCCAGTATCAACCTTAACCCCAGATTCAGCGGAATATTTCATGAGTTTCGCAGTTGGTACCCCACCTTTTCAGACCTATGGTATGATAGATACAGGTAGTTCCTTAATTTGGCTTCAATGCCTACCTTGTTATGCATGTTTTAATCAAACCTCTCCCATATTTAATCATTCAAAATCTTCAAGTTACAACAATATACATTGCTCTTCTAGGAAATGTAAAGATGCGATAGATGTAATTCCATCGTGTTCCCAAAATGAAGATGTTTGTGAGTACAATATTCAGTATGGTACTGGAATTAATTCACAGGGAGATCTTAGTGTGGATACTCTAACATTAAATTCCACCTCTGGCTCTATTGTCGTATTTCCTAACATTGTGATAGGATGTGGACACAACAATTCGATTCCGTACAACGGTCGAATATCTGGTATAGTTGGCATGGGAAGCGGACCAATATCTCTTATACAACAGTTAGGCTCTTCAATTGAAAGAAAATTTTCATATTGTTTGATTCCTGCTTATAATGATTTTGGTGAATCATCCTTCACTAGCAAACTCAACTTTGGAAATGATGCTGTTGTTTCGGGTAAAGGAGTTGTTTCGACTCCCATGAGTAAATATCAAAGTGGCTTCTCAGTGACATTGGAAGCAATTAGTGTgggaaataaaagaataaaatatgaaGGGGTTAAAATTGAAGGAAAAAATACTTCTACCCGAAATGCTTTTATTGACTCAGGCACACCATTGACGTTGTTGCCACCTTATTTTCACTCTAAGTTGGAATCAACAGCGGCAAAAATGATTAAGCTACAGCGTATTGAGCCACCTAACCCCTTCAAAACTCTAAGTCTTTGTTACAATACGACATGGGAACAATCAAATAATTTTCCTATTATTAGGACACATTTTAGTGGTGCAGATGTCAAGTTATATTATAATAGCACATTTTTTGAAGTTCAGAAAGGGATTAAGTGTTTTGCTTTTGTTCCATCTCAAGGTGATATCATTTTTGGGAACTTTGCACAACATAACCATTTAGTTGGTTATGATCTCAAAAAAAATGTAATCTCTTTTAAGCCTACTGATTGCATCAACTACTAG